In Pseudomonadota bacterium, the genomic stretch CCGACGCCCCGTCGATCGGAATCGACGGCGTGCCGCCGGAGGAGACCGAGCCGCGCCACGTCCGCGAGATAGCCTTCGCCCTCGCCGCGGTTCGCGGCGTGGGGCTCGCGGAGATCGCCGCCGCCACGAGCGAAAACGCGCGCCTCATGTTCGGCTAGTCCCGGCCGTGGACGCCGAGCCGCATCCGCACGACCGAGTTCCCGTCGTAGGGCTGCGGCAGGTAGATGGACGCGTCGTCCCAGCCGCCTATCCCGGAGCCCCACTTGAGGCCGTGACCGTACAGGCCCGGGTTGGACGCCCACGAGTAGAACATCGACGCGTCGCCCTCCGCCGTGATCCGCCAGAGCTCGCTCAGCGAGTAGCTCGGCACGTAGAGGTTGCCGCACTCGTCGACATAGACACCGTCGATCCAGGGACCGCCGCCCGGGATCGTGGCGAAGAGCGTCGGCGGGCCGATGAGGTTCATGTCGCCGTCGAGCTCGGCGACGTAGATGTTCCCCGACCCTTCGTGGGAGGTGACGTACATCCGCGCGTGGTCCGGGCTGAAGTCGCACCCGCGCGCCATGACCCCGGTGACCAGCGACTCCACCGCGTGGGTGTCCGGATCGATGCGGTACAGGGTGTCGTTG encodes the following:
- a CDS encoding SMP-30/gluconolactonase/LRE family protein, with translation TDTDVDSDTDTETDTYNDTETFGCDELPSGPVFVQELTGPIAYHALAFDGEGFIVGAGSMGDALFKTAAGSSTASLWVSSIHSVEGMDYLPDGDLVAVSQSQGVVRITPEGTVSTVAASIYDYGVQVTVGPDGMIYVGDNDTLYRIDPDTHAVESLVTGVMARGCDFSPDHARMYVTSHEGSGNIYVAELDGDMNLIGPPTLFATIPGGGPWIDGVYVDECGNLYVPSYSLSELWRITAEGDASMFYSWASNPGLYGHGLKWGSGIGGWDDASIYLPQPYDGNSVVRMRLGVHGRD